From a single Vitis vinifera cultivar Pinot Noir 40024 chromosome 18, ASM3070453v1 genomic region:
- the LOC100252354 gene encoding BEL1-like homeodomain protein 11, with protein sequence MVSQESSPNPTSSILHQFIISDSFTSPNQFENHHFDAYGSHLRGSNTFPQSLGVLPSIQSLGERMSRSIDLVQAPAVGEESEISHTRHFMDLLGAANESNHQAHRLSLSLGSHVLMPSVHYRQRPLNSDFVSSNYLFSGEEAREACNPGVERLCDDYSYVSSAFATPSTSLNRSCSTSYGTESFVNAVGNSRYLRPTQSLLEEVVNAGGKAIDLSNEKYIGRLSRSGRRGALGFASELKAELCGNGSLSAEKQDIQIEIAKLIGLLEEVESRYEEYYHQMEDVVSSFEVIAGVGAAKSYTALALQAMFRHFCSLRDAIISQINVARRKLSHDLPKISTGFSQLSLFDQEGRNNRMTLQQLGMFQSHRQAWRPIRGLPETSVAILRSWLFEHFLHPYPNDSEKLMLASQTGLTKNQVSNWFINARVRLWKPMIEEMYKEEFAESSVESDPLVASSSTREGGASDNGEGWKG encoded by the exons ATGGTCTCCCAAGAATCATCCCCCAACCCAACTTCAAGCATTTTGCACCAGTTCATCATCTCTGACTCCTTCACGAGTCCAAACCAATTTGAAAACCATCATTTTGATGCTTATGGATCTCATTTAAGAGGCAGTAACACATTTCCTCAGTCTCTCGGCGTCTTGCCCAGCATTCAGTCTCTCGGAGAAAGAATGTCTAGATCAATAGACCTTGTTCAAGCTCCTGCAGTAGGAGAAGAGTCTGAGATCAGCCACACCAGACACTTCATGGATCTTCTTGGAGCTGCAAATGAGTCCAATCACCAAGCTCACAGGCTCTCGCTCTCCCTAGGCTCTCATGTGCTAATGCCTTCCGTTCATTACAGGCAAAGACCCTTAAACTCAGACTTCGTGAGCTCCAATTACTTATTTTCTGGCGAAGAAGCAAGAGAAGCTTGCAACCCAGGAGTGGAGCGCCTGTGTGATGATTATTCTTATGTGAGTAGCGCCTTTGCTACACCTTCAACCTCGCTCAATCGCTCTTGTTCCACTTCCTATGGAACAGAGTCTTTTGTCAATGCAGTCGGGAACTCAAGATATTTAAGACCAACTCAGTCCCTCCTTGAAGAAGTTGTTAACGCGGGTGGCAAGGCCATTGACTTGAGCAATGAAAAATATATCGGTAGGTTGTCCCGAAGTGGCAGAAGAGGAGCTCTAGGATTTGCTTCTGAGCTAAAAGCAGAATTGTGTGGGAATGGATCATTATCAGCTGAAAAACAAGATATTCAGATAGAAATAGCGAAACTTATTGGCTTGTTGGAGGAG GTTGAGAGCAGATATGAGGAGTACTATCATCAAATGGAAGACGTGGTATCCTCCTTCGAGGTGATAGCAGGTGTGGGAGCAGCCAAGTCTTACACTGCTCTTGCCCTTCAGGCCATGTTTAGACATTTTTGCAGCTTGAGAGATGCCATTATATCTCAAATCAATGTGGCAAGAAGAAAGCTTTCCCATGATTTGCCTAAAATCAGCACAGGATTTTCACAACTTAGCTTGTTTGACCAAGAGGGTAGAAACAACCGAATGACTCTTCAACAGCTGGGAATGTTCCAAAGCCACCGGCAAGCATGGCGACCCATAAGAGGATTGCCGGAGACCTCTGTGGCTATCCTTCGGTCATGGCTCTTCGAACACTTTCTCCACCC TTACCCAAATGACTCTGAGAAGTTAATGTTGGCATCACAGACAGGCCTGACTAAGAACCAA GTCTCAAATTGGTTCATAAATGCTCGGGTTAGACTATGGAAGCCTATGATAGAAGAAATGTACAAAGAGGAGTTTGCAGAGTCTTCAGTAGAGTCGGATCCATTAGTAGCGAGCAGTTCCACAAGGGAAGGAGGTGCGAGTGATAATGGAGAGGGATGGAAAGGGTAG
- the LOC100257488 gene encoding BEL1-like homeodomain protein 7: MMYPNQTSSAGSYSGIFIGSSPSYHNHVEVPSAGVRNEVVYIPPTGDVSMQSVGLQLKNATGAPTGNFVTGNPQIVPRTQLGILDAEQNFLPQRLSLSLSTQIPSTVPLASFQYQYVNPGLSSRFGSYVSSSAERTISCEGDESSQAKEFRNDEYLPSSFPGTDQSSVKTEALCNPRYSEIPKVTGADQCLYESFGPANTVLNSKFLKSVQQLLDEVVNVRKTLKQQEFDKHHKFHGIGLNGSNENDERSNNRTILSSPIGNSSDPNGLVTNSSCKLSSTERQDLEHKKAKLLSMLDEVDKRYKQYYDQTQIVGSFFDMLAGFGAAKTYMALALQRISCHFRCLRDAISGQIRITCRNLGEQDTSPNGLGGGMSRLGYVDQQLRQQRALQQFGGMRHAWRPQRGLPESSVSILRTWLFEHFLHPYPKDSEKIMLARQTGLTRSQVANWFINARVRLWKPMVEEIYKEEIGDSETKSKSSPESPPKEPRDDSWASEDKGEELQETMTSTAAAGGHLGQSHNMTSDFMRDVEMNGPTARMSFQKGAHGDVDTDCGIMKLQGDQSSNMDDHSLYLDEFVPTNQNGDGSLMAATYHISELSDLGVGSQVSLALGLRHCESDVPSISGGPLIRGGDIAASVGPDTAEYNCMDSGNQRHRFGKPHLIHDFVV, translated from the exons ATGATGTATCCAAACCAGACATCTTCTGCTGGGTCCTACTCAGGGATCTTCATTGGGAGTTCTCCATCTTATCACAACCATGTTGAAGTCCCATCTGCAGGGGTAAGAAATGAGGTGGTATACATTCCACCAACAGGTGATGTCAGTATGCAATCTGTTGGTCTACAGTTAAAAAATGCTACAGGTGCTCCAACTGGCAATTTTGTTACCGGAAATCCTCAGATAGTGCCAAGGACACAGCTAGGCATTCTAGATGCTGAACAGAATTTCCTGCCTCAGCGATTATCTCTCAGCCTCAGCACACAGATACCATCCACAGTTCCACTGGCTTCATTTCAGTACCAGTATGTGAACCCAGGTCTCTCATCACGTTTTGGTTCTTATGTTTCATCTTCAGCGGAGAGAACAATATCTTGTGAAGGTGATGAAAGTTCTCAAGCTAAGGAGTTTAGAAATGATGAATACCTACCATCTAGTTTCCCAGGAACTGATCAGAGTTCTGTCAAAACAGAGGCCTTGTGCAATCCTCGATACTCAGAAATCCCTAAAGTAACTGGTGCTGATCAGTGTCTCTATGAATCTTTTGGTCCTGCAAACACTGTCTTGAACTCCAAATTCCTCAAGTCAGTACAGCAATTGCTTGACGAAGTAGTTAATGTCCGAAAAACTTTGAAGCAGCAGGAGTTTGACAAACACCATAAGTTCCATGGGATTGGTTTAAATGGCTCCAACGAGAATGATGAGAGATCCAATAACCGCACTATACTTTCCTCACCAATTGGGAACTCTTCAGACCCTAATGGGTTGGTTACCAATTCCTCCTGTAAGCTTTCATCCACAGAACGGCAGGATTTGGAGCACAAGAAAGCCAAGCTTTTGTCCATGTTGGATGAG GTAGATAAAAGATACAAACAGTATTATGATCAGACACAAATTGTGGGATCCTTTTTTGACATGTTAGCTGGGTTTGGGGCGGCAAAAACATACATGGCACTTGCCCTGCAAAGAATTTCCTGCCACTTCCGCTGTTTGCGTGATGCAATCAGTGGCCAGATTCGAATAACCTGCAGAAACCTTGGGGAGCAAGATACTTCACCAAATGGTCTAGGTGGTGGAATGTCTCGTCTTGGCTATGTAGACCAGCAGCTCAGACAACAGAGAGCTCTTCAGCAGTTTGGTGGGATGCGACATGCGTGGAGGCCACAGAGGGGACTGCCTGAAAGTTCTGTTTCAATCCTTCGCACATGGCTGTTTGAGCACTTTCTTCACCC TTATCCAAAGGATTCAGAGAAAATCATGCTAGCTAGGCAGACCGGCTTGACCAGGAGCCAG GTTGCAAACTGGTTTATAAATGCACGGGTGCGTCTTTGGAAGCCCATGGTTGAGGAGATTTATAAAGAAGAGATTGGTGATTCAGAGACAAAGTCTAAATCTTCCCCGGAGAGTCCTCCAAAAGAACCAAGAGATGATTCCTGGGCATCTGAGGATAAGGGAGAAGAGTTGCAAGAAACTATGACATCCACAGCTGCTGCAGGTGGCCACCTGGGTCAATCACATAACATGACGTCTGATTTTATGCGTGATGTGGAAATGAATGGGCCTACGGCAAGAATGAGCTTTCAAAAGGGCGCCCATGGAGATGTGGACACAGATTGTGGGATAATGAAATTACAGGGCGATCAAAGCTCTAATATGGATGACCATAGCCTTTATCTTGATGAGTTTGTTCCAACCAACCAGAATGGTGATGGGAGTCTTATGGCTGCTACATACCACATATCAGAGTTGAGTGACCTAGGAGTTGGCAGTCAGGTGTCACTTGCATTGGGGTTGCGGCATTGTGAAAGCGATGTGCCATCCATTTCTGGGGGGCCCCTTATTAGAGGGGGTGATATTGCTGCTTCTGTGGGCCCTGACACTGCCGAATATAATTGCATGGATTCAGGAAACCAGCGACATAGGTTTGGCAAACCCCATCTCATACATGATTTTGTAGTCTGA